CTTCACTGAATTCGGGGAAGGAAGAGATAACTCTTGCAGCTTGGATATGTGCGATTCCAAATGAGCGAACACCTGGTGTATCAATAATCCAACCAAAATCAGCCCCATCAAATGATGATGAAAGTGGTAGCGCAATGGCACTTGATGTGGTGTGGCGTCCGCGACCAGTAACCTCATTTACATCCCCAGTTACTCGCTCGCCATTTTCAATTCCAAATTCTGTAACTTTGTTCACTGAACTTGCTAGCAAGTTATTAACGAGTGTCGATTTTCCAACGCCAGAGTGTCCGAGTAGCACAGTAATTTTGCCAGCTAATTCATTTTGCAAAGTAGATAAATCTGAAGATTTTTCAGTCTTGAAAACTGGAATATCTAAATCCTTATAAATCTGAAGAAAATCATCACCACTTGCCAGGTCCTTCTTGGTCATAATGATTATTGGTTTTATGCCTTGGTCATATGCAACCACCAGAGCTCGATCTACCAGACCAACTTTTGGCTCTGGATTAGCGGCTGCAATCACAATCGCCATTTGATCAATATTAGCCACGATTACTCGTTCATCATTTGCATGATCTTCGATGCTTCTTGTAAGGGAATTCTTTCTAGGCAAAACTGTGACCACACGTGCTAGAGATCCTTCATCTCCTGAAATGTCCCCAACTATTGATACAAGATCTCCAACCACTACTGATTTCTTACCTAACTCTCTGGCTTTCATTGCCGTAATAATTTTTTTACCAGCTGGCGCTTGAATTAAACACTGAACTCGTCCTCGATCTACTTCAATAATGGTTGCAGTTTGTGCAGATGAATAATCTGGTCGATCTTTAGTTCTAGGGCGTGTTTTGTTACTGGCACCGAATTGGCGTGATTTATTAATCCGGACATCATCTTCATCCCAACTACTTTTTGATCTAACCATTAAGCATTGCCTGCCACATGCCTGGAAAATCAGGCAAGGTTTTTCGCGTAGTTTCTATGTTTTCAACAGTAATTCCCTCAACAGCTAAACCAATGATTGCCCCTGCCGTAGCCATTCGATGGTCTTCATAACTATTAAAGATTTGAGTTGCGCTCATCTTGGTTGGCTTAATCAGTAATTCACCTGGACCTTCCGTGACAGATCCGCCAAGATTATTTATTTCATTGGCTAATGCAGCAAGTCGATCAGTCTCATGCATACGAAGATGAGCAATACCGCGCAGAGTAGATTGTGTTGTTGCAAGGGATGCAACAGCTGCAATACTTGGAGTTAATTCTCCGACATTACCTAAATCAATATCTATGCCAGTAATTTGTCCAGTACCTGAAATAGTTAATTCTTTTTCACTTAACTCGATTTTTGCTCCCATGCTGGTAAAAATCTCACGAAGTTGATCACCGGGCTGAGCTGTTTTTGTTGGCCAGTCATTTATTGAAACACTGCCACCACATATCATGGCTGCAGCCATAAATGGTGCGGCATTGGACAGATCTGGTTCAATTACTAAATTTTGACCTCTCAGTTCACAAGGCTTAATGCTCCAACTATTTGAAGTGACTTCCACTTTAGCTCCAAATTTTTCTAGCATCTGAATTGTCATCTCAATATGTGGTAGTGAAGGCAATGAGGCACCAATATTTTTAATAGTGATTCCCTCTTGAG
The Candidatus Nanopelagicus limnes DNA segment above includes these coding regions:
- the aroA gene encoding 3-phosphoshikimate 1-carboxyvinyltransferase; protein product: MTNWDAPFRGGLTAASKPIKATINIPGSKSATNRALILAAIAATPSTIRKPLSSRDTDLMVKGLQSLGCVIDQIKTDDGFDYLVTPKKLMGPTQIEVGNAGTVMRFLPPIAALATGLIHFDGDARSHERPIAPVIKALEQLGISIEHNGKYKMPITINGAGKVKGGHVEIDASASSQFVSALMLLAPATQEGITIKNIGASLPSLPHIEMTIQMLEKFGAKVEVTSNSWSIKPCELRGQNLVIEPDLSNAAPFMAAAMICGGSVSINDWPTKTAQPGDQLREIFTSMGAKIELSEKELTISGTGQITGIDIDLGNVGELTPSIAAVASLATTQSTLRGIAHLRMHETDRLAALANEINNLGGSVTEGPGELLIKPTKMSATQIFNSYEDHRMATAGAIIGLAVEGITVENIETTRKTLPDFPGMWQAMLNG
- the rsgA gene encoding ribosome small subunit-dependent GTPase A, whose product is MVRSKSSWDEDDVRINKSRQFGASNKTRPRTKDRPDYSSAQTATIIEVDRGRVQCLIQAPAGKKIITAMKARELGKKSVVVGDLVSIVGDISGDEGSLARVVTVLPRKNSLTRSIEDHANDERVIVANIDQMAIVIAAANPEPKVGLVDRALVVAYDQGIKPIIIMTKKDLASGDDFLQIYKDLDIPVFKTEKSSDLSTLQNELAGKITVLLGHSGVGKSTLVNNLLASSVNKVTEFGIENGERVTGDVNEVTGRGRHTTSSAIALPLSSSFDGADFGWIIDTPGVRSFGIAHIQAARVISSFPEFSEAIANCQKNCTHNEPGCALNNWPTLTDQHLARLASLRRVLSIG